A region of the Denitrificimonas caeni genome:
AATGGACCCTCAGCAATATCAACGCCATACACTTGAAAAAAGTCTGGATCACGCATGGTTGACAGCATCAACACGCGCTCTAGGCCTTCAGCACCGCAAAAACGCGCTTGCGCAAAAGGCAAGTCAGCAGAAATACACAGCACACGCGTATTCTTTAAGTTGGCAGCTTGCTCATTAAATTTACGCACAGAGATTGCACAGGTTGGCGTATCAATACTTGGGAAAATATTTATAACTTTACGAAAACCACTGAGGCTCGATAAAGTCACTTCATCCAGCGTCTTATTCACAAGACTAAAGCTCGGAGCTTGCTCGCCTTGTTGTGGGAAATGGCCATCAATGCGTACCGGTGTACCTTTAAAAGTTACAGTCGTCATATATATTTCCTTCCATTGTTTAAGACACGAATCAGTTATTTCTAACAACAGGGTAATTCTACGTGGAGTTAGCTCATGTTGCGACAAATGCTTAATGCCACTGCGCGAGACAAACTACGGCCTGCAAGCAGTACCCTAGACTCAACACACAACAGTGGACGCCGCATAACCAAAGCAGAACTTAAAGAGTGATTTTAGTACCCAAAAGCATTAAGAACCCTGCCAGCCAAGTTGGATGTGCTGGCCAAGCTGGCGCAGTGACCAAGTTACCTTCAAGGTGCGCACCAGTAACGTCCAGTTCAACGTAATGCCCACCCGCCATTTCCACATCAGGACCACAAGCCGGATAAGCAGCACACTCGCGATCATCCAAGATGCCTGCTGCTGCCAGCAACTGTGGGCCGTGGCATACCGCAGCAATGGGTTTATTGGCCTGATCAAAGGCTTGGATTAATTCAAGCACAGTGGCGTTTAAGCGCAGATACTCAGGCGAGCGGCCACCGGGTACAACCAGACCTTGGTAATCCTCTGCTTTCACATCATCAAAATCAAAATTGAGCACAAAATTATGCCCCGGCTTTTCGCTGTAGGTTTGATCGCCTTCAAAATCATGAATAGCCGTGCGCACAAACTCACCGGCTTTTTTCCCAGGGCACACGGCATGCACAGTATGGCCGACCATTTGCAACGCCTGAAAAGGCACCATGACTTCGTAATCTTCTACGTAATCACCCACTAACATCAAAATCTTTTTCGCAGCCATGAGCTACTCCTAAATACAATGTGAATAACGCACTAGATTACAGGTTTATTATGTTGCTTAGGTGACACTAGCAAATATACTGCAAAACCTTGCAGGATTTACTCGACATTGGCCTACTCGCCGAATTTTAGGCAAAAAAAGGGGCTAGCATTTCTGCTAACCCCTAATAAATATGGTGGCTACACCGGGACTTGAACCTGGGACATCAGCATTATGAATGCTGCGCTCTAACCAACTGAGCTATGTAGCCAACTGGCGCGCATTATTCGCGCATTCGGCCTGTGTGTCAAGCGCTTTATAACAAAACAGGCCAAATTCTCCTTAATTAAGCTTTAGCGACCGCAATTACGGTTCTTTTATGGTTCTGGATGATTAAACCAATCAGGCCCACAATCGCAACCACAACGCCAATCCATTTGCTGTATTCCATCGGTAAATTCAAACCAATACTCGCTGTAGCGATATAGCTCACACTGATCGCCGTACCAATTACCGCAGGGATACTGACAATCCAGTGGAAGGTACCGCGATCAAATAAGTACTTGGTTGCGAGCCACAACACACTGGTCGACAGTAACATATTCGAGAAAGCGAAATAGCGCCAGATCAGCGAGAAGTCGAGGAATGTCATCAAGTAGCCCACGCCCAGCAATGGCAGAGCCAAAGCCAATCTGTGCAGGGTTGTTTGCGAAATATTAAACGCATCCATAATGGTTAAGCGCAGTGAACGGAACGCTGTATCACCCGAGGTAATCGGGAAAATCGCAACCGCTAGAATAGCCATCACGCCACCAATCACACCTAGATAGGACGTCGCAATGTGATTCACTACCAGTCCTGGGCCACCCAGATCCAACATAGCTTTTAAGCCCACATAACCTTCTGGGAATGCTGCAATACCGGCTAAAGCCCAAACGCATGCCACTAAGCCTTCACATACCATCGAGCCATAGAAGACTGGACGGGCATATTTTTCATTGGTTAAACAACGGGCAATCATCGGGGACTGCGTGGAGTGGAAACCACTGATAGCACCACAAGTAATGGTGACAAATAACAACGGCCAGACTGGCAACCCATCGGGGTTTGGCTCTAACAATCCATGGTCATGACTGTCGTGAAAGTAAGAGAAAATATCGTTTACTTCGGCCAAGTGCGGCGCATTAAATAACAGAGCCACAGCAATCGACACTGTCATCACAATCATCAACAAACCAAACAACGGATACAGTCTGGTGATGATTTTATCAATCGGCAACAAAGTGGCAAAGAAGTAATAACCCAGGATCACTAAGACCCAAAAGGTATTACCGGCCAAGAAAGTGCCTTCAAAAAACGACAAATTACTCAGCAAGCCCGCTGGGCTCATGATGAAAACCACACCCACAAAAAACAACAACATGCAGGTAAAGAGCAGCATAAAGCCCTTAAAGACGATGTTGTAATAGTTACCGGCAATTTCCGGCAAACTTTTACCATCTTCTTTTAAGCTCATCACCCCAGAAAAATAGTCATGCACTGCACCGCCAAGCACGTTACCAATGACGATCCAGACCAGGGCAATGGGCCCATATAAAGCCCCCAAGATAGGACCAAAAATAGGGCCAACACCGGCAATATTCAAAAACTGAATTAAAAAAGCCCGTGCCGGACTAATCGGCACATAGTCAACGCCATCACTTAAGCGCTCTTGTGGGGTTATTGCCGTGGGGTCTATGCCCGCTTGTTTTTCAACAAAGGGGCTATAGACAACATAGCCAAGTATTAGCAAGGTAATACTGATAAAGAAAATAAGCATGCTGTGCTCTCCGGATCATCTGAGGGGTTAACCAAGTAAATACGCTCTACTTAAGTTACAGCATAATCCTAAACGCAGCAGCGTTGGCCAGGGTATATACCATTGACTAGTACCCAAGGCCTTAAAAACTACAAATAAGCGTTTTATCTTGAAATCCGCTGCGCCACGCACTGTTTAATCCGTACTTGCAGCTCTTTAACGTACCACTGCACCCAGTCCAGACATTGCTAAAACAGCAAGCCCTGTTGCTGGCTAATGGCAGGCTTTGCCAGTGAGTGGTTTTATCGCACTAAAATGGCTGCAGCCACGTGCGTGCGCAGACAATAAGCATTAGACTTCAGCAATACTTAATGACTATGTATTTATTAAGAGGCGTTTAACATGATCCACTTCAGCAAGAAACGCTTTCTAGTTGTTGATGACTTTTCCGAGTTCCGCAGCTCCATTCGAGGCATTTTGCGTTTACTCGCAGTGCAACATATAGATACCGCCGCCAATGGCAACGAGGTCTTAGAGCTGTGCCGCCGTAATCGTTACGATGTGATTTTGCATGACTACAACCTTGGCGAAGGCCTCAATGGGCAACAGGTGCTGGAACAGCTGCACGCTGAGCAACTGCTCTCGCCTCACTGTATTTTTATTATGGTCACCGCCGAGAATACTCAAGCCATGGTGTTGGCTGCACTGGAATGCGAACCCGATGATTACCTGACCAAACCCTTCAACAAAGTGACCTTGCAAACTCGGTTAGAACGCCTAATCCGCCGCAAACAGGTGTTAGCCCCCGTTCTTAACGCTCAAGAAGCCGGTGACCAACTGGCAGTCCTACAAGCCTGCCAAGCCATCGAAGAAAAAGAACCGCGCCACGCCGCCCTGTGTTTGCGTCATATGGCCACAGCTTTAGAAGAGTTAGGCCGCTATCAAGAACTGGAACAATTGCTGGAAAAGCAAGCGCGCAGTCGCCCCACCGGCTGGAACTTACAAGCCCTGGCACGGTTATGGCTACGTCAGGGCCGCCTTGATCAAGTCACCCGCCTGCTTAGCGCAGCTGTGCGGCAGTTTCCCATGATGCCGGAACTGCGTGATATGCAGGCTGAATTGGCCGCTCTGCAAAACGACTTACCCGCAACCTTAGACGCCCTGCAAGAAGCAGTCACCCTATCCCCCAATACCTTGCGCCGCCAAATTAAGCTGGCCAGCCAAGCGTGGCTCAATGATGACATAAGTAAAGCCCAACATGCTCTGCGCCAGTGCTGGGAAGTGGGTCGCCACTCAGTCATTTTTGATCCAGAACTGCTGTGGCAGCTCGCCTCTATCCTGGCTCGCGTCACCACCGCCAACAAGCTGCCCGACGAAGCGCAGCAATGGTTAGCTATTATAGAAAAGAACTACCGACAAGCATTGGAGATTCAGCCTGCCGCCGCTTTATTGCGCAGCGAAGAACAGCGGCGCAAACAAACCAGTCCCGCCGATCTAACCGCATTGCTGAGCGCTCTTGAAGAAAACCAGCACAGCTATGCGGCCATCACCTTAATCCAAATGGGTGACTGGCTGACTCTCTTAGGAGCGCAAGCCGCGGCGCAAGCATTATGGCAGTTTTGTGCCCAACGCCATGCCGGCACTGCTGGCGTACTGGAACAAATCAGCAACCGCCTGCCCAGTCTTGATCTGCAGCCCTTACAGCAAGCGGTCAGTCTCAGCCGTCAAGCAGCAGCACTGCATTACCAAGAGCAACGTGATGAAGCACAAGCGTTGTTCAGCCAAGCTCTGCAACAAGCCCCGCAGCTCATTGAGCTCAATATCGCGGCTGCACGTTTATATCAAGAACAGCTTTTACAACAGCAAAGCGGTGCCGATCAGCGTTTAGATGAATGCCTACAGCGCATTGTTAAACTTTCTAAAATTGCACCCGATTCTGTTGACTTTATGCGCATGCAATCTTCTTTGGAGCTAAGTCCATGGTAAAACAAATCGATTTTTCCACGCTAATGGCATCAACCGTACACGACATGAAAAACGTCATTGCTGCGGTCAGCCAAGCCTATGAAAGTTTATTAGCGGAGATGCCCGAAGCTCTACAGCGCTCACCACAAGCCCGCTTAATCGAACAAGAAGCCTTGCGCTTAGACGCCATGCTGATGCAACTACTCGGCCTGTATAAACTTGAACACGGCCAATTGTCATTGCAGTCGGTGTATTACAGTGTCGAAGAACTGTTTGAAGACTTGCACAACCGCCACCGCGAGGTTCTCGAGTACCGCAATATTGACCTGCAAATTGAACTGGATGATCCAGACTTAGAAGCCTACTTGGATGTCAGTTTGATGGGCACAGTGCTCGATAACGCCCTCGGCAACGCACTCAACTTCTGCAAAAAAACCATCCGTTTAGCCGCGCAACGGGACGGCGACGGAGTTTTACTAAGCATCTGTGATGACGGCCCAGGCTACCCAGAGAGCCTGCTCGGCGCAGTACGCAGCAGTCAGTCCAGCGGCATTGATCGCGACAGTGGCAGTACCGGCCTTGGCTTGTATTTCGCCGCAAACATCGTCGCCATGCACGACCAAGAAAGCCGCCCTGCGCGCCTAGAGCTCAACAATGACGGCCCACTCTCCGGTGCTTGCATGAAAATTTGGATTGGCTTACCTAGCCTGTTTTAATAATACTGCAGCGAGCCATGCGCAGAAGCCAAACTCGCTGCAGTGTGACCCCATGGGCGCAATCGGCAGGATTAGATTGGAGCTGATGAAAGAGTCAACGTGAGTGACTTCACTCTATGCTCAAGACACGCCAAGCATAGGCGCAACCTGTTTGTGCTTGGCTTTGGCTGTCACTGCAGTGCTGTTTGCTCGCACATGAACTACTCTAGCTATAGCTTTATAAGTTCAAATATTCTGCACCTTAAGATCATCCAAAGGCAGTCGATTGAGTAACTCACGCCGCTCAGGCCAGTCCGGTAGAAACCGATCCATATAGGCCATGAAACGGTCGTTGTGCTTGCGTTCCAGCAGGTGAACAAGCTCATGCACCAGTACATATTCAAGGCATGCATAAGGCTTTTTCGCCAGTTCAAGATTAAGCCAAAGGCGGCGGGCTTCGATATTGCAACTGCCCCACTTGGTTTTCATCTGTTTAATGCGCCAGTCGTTCAGTACCAATTCCATACGTGGCAACCATTTTTCTAGCAGCTTAGGCACTTCAGTAATTAACTGCTGACGATAAAAGCCCTGCAGCACCTTGGCTTTATTGGCTGCACTGGTGCGTGGCCGCACCCAAAGCTGTAAGTAATTATCCTTACCGCGGCGTACCTGATGAGCGCCACTGTGCTCCATCACTTCCAAACGATAAGCCTTACCCCATAGATAATGACACTCACCGGAGACCCACTGGCGTTCGCTCTGCCGTGCTTGTTGCTGAAAGGCTTGCTGCTGTTTTTTAACCCAAGGCATTCGCGCAATAAAGGCTAGGCGTATTGCTGTCTCAGTAAAACTATGGGGCGCAACCACTTGTACCAAGCCATCCGGCGGCAAAACATTGATGCGCATGTGCTTAATTGGCTTGCGCAGCAGTTCAAACTCAATGCTACCAATCTGCTGCTGCATCTTACTTATAGCCTGGCTGAGCTTTGACCAACTCCATTAAGGCCGCAATATCAACACCATAGCCACCCACTTCTTCACTCAGTGCATTGGCAACTTCTTTTTCCTTGAAACGATCACCCACCCAATCGGCTTTTTTGGTGTAGCGAATAACGGTATCAATCTTATTGGCTAAGACTTCATCCTTGCCAAAGTTGTCATAGAGTGCCCGCTTAGCTGCAGTGTCTAACGACTCAGGATAATTGCTGTGCCCCTGATGCGGATTCACCACCTTAATTGCCAGCGCCTGTATTTCCTTCAAGTAGGTTTGATAGTCAATCGCTTGCTGGCGGCGCTTTTTAATCAGCTCATCAAGTAACACCGACATGCTGTCGTAGTACTCAGGGTTGAGCGGATTGTTTTCCACTAAGGTACGGCGTAGGTTATTTTCAATACCTTCGTTCATGGTATTGGAATGATTACGCTCACCTTCCGGCACGGCTTTAATTAAGTCGTCACCTTGACTGATAATCAGCTCTAATAAACCCAGCTCTTTAAAGTCCACCAACACTTCGCTGTCGTCCGCGCGAATATACATATCAATCAGCTGACGCATGGCGGGCTCAAAGCGTTTCATATCCACTTCGTCGCCGCTGTACTGCTTAACCAATGTGCGCACGTTTTCGTAGTGCTCAATCTCTGTACGAATTTTCTCTTGTTCAGCAGCACTGTAGCCCGCTTGCTGCATTTCATTGGCCAGGTTGGCATAGGCGCGTAACAACTTAGCAAAGGCCTTATAAAAGGCTAAACGCAGCGGTTCTTTCTCAAATAACTCTGCTGAGTTTTCACCGGACACACCGCAAAAGTAATGCTGATAATCCTCAAGGGCACGGGGTGCTTTGACCGGCTCACACAACGCCCGAACTGCCTCTAAACTGTTATCTAGATCGTCCTTAGCCTGCGCCAAGCGATCCTTAAGCAAGCCTTTAACGTCTTCTTCGTCATAGCCATCAAAGGCCCCTTCGGTATAGCTTTTAATGGCCTTATCAAGGGATTTAAACAAGTCTTTGTAATCAACAATATAACCGTACTCTTTGTCGTCACCGTCAAGACGGTTCACACGACAGATGGCTTGGAATAAGTTGTGATCCGCCATGTGCTTGTCGATATATAAATAAGTGGCCGAGGGCGCATCAAAACCCGTCAGTAACTTATCCACCACAATCAGCAGGCGCATTTGCCCCGGCTCTTCGATAAACAGTTTCTTCACCGCTATTTCAAACTCTTCCACGCGGGCTGCGGCTTTATCTTCTGGCTGCTCAAAAAAATCAGCCAGCATTTTGCGGTAGGTGGCGTATTTAAATAAGGCCTCGGTTTGCCCCTCTCCCGACTCTTCACCTTTGATGCTGGCGGCTGTGGGCTGATAACTGGTGACAATCGCCACCTTGCCCGCTAAATCAGTTTTGCTGAACAACTCATAGGTCGTACAGGCTTGGTAAACACTGGAACAGACCAGGATGGCATTACCGCGACCATCTTTTAAGCGCGGCTTTTTCTTCATATCCAGCCAGATATCCATGACGATTTGCTCAAGTCTGGATTTACTGGATAGCACTTTACGCAAGGTACCCCAGCGCTGTTTCAGCTGGTCTTTAGCGGTTTTAGTTAAACCATCGGTGTTGATATCAAACCATTCATCCACCTTTTCCGGCGAGGTGAGATGCTGATCAATATCGCGCGCCTCATAGCGCAAATCCAAGACCACACCATCGGCCACGGCCTCATCAAATTTATAGGTATGGATATAACTGCCAAAAATCTCGATGGACTTTTGCTTATCTTTTTTCATTAAAGGTGTACCGGTAAAACCGATAAACATCGCTTCCGGCACTAAGACCTTCATGGCCTCATGCAACTTACCCGACTGAGTACGGTGGCACTCATCCACAAAAACAAACAAATTACCCTTGGCCTTAAAGTCTTTAGGAATGGCGCCGGTGATTTGCTCAATAAAGGCGTCTGTGGCTTCTTCTGACTCTGGCGTATCATCATCGCCTTGGCGACCAAACTTATGCACCAAGGTACAAATAAGGCTTTGTGTGTGCTGATTCAGCGTATCCAGCAAATCAGCACCGCTTTTGGTGCGATAAATACTTTCCCCGACGCCGTTAAATACCTTTTCAATCTGCTCATCCAACTCAGTACGGTCGGTGACAATTAACACCCGAGCATTTTTATTTTCCCGCAGCCACTTGGCCAGCCACACCATGGTTAGGCTTTTACCCGAACCTTGGGTGTGCCAAATAATCCCACCTTCACGCTGAGCAATACGCTGCTTAGCCGCTTCAATACCGAAAAACTGATTGTGCCGACAGGTCTTTTTAGTGCCCGCATCAAACACAATAAAATCATGGATAATGTGTAAAAAACGCTGTTTGTTGCAGATCAGACTTAAATGCAAATCCAGCGAATTAGCATAAGGGTTGCTGACACCCTCTTCCTTCCACTGCAAAAAGTACTTTTCTGGGGTTTTAATGGTGCCATAGCGCAAACCCTGATTGTCATTACCGGCCATCACCAACTGCATGGTGGTAAAGAAATTACGAATAAAAGTTTTTTTCTGATTGTCTAAGTTCTGGCGAATACCTTCGCTGACCGAAACCGTTGAGCGCTTCAGCTCCAGCACGCCCAAGGCAATGCCGTTAACATAGAGCACCACATCGGGACGTTTGTTATTTTCGCCGTGAATACTGACTTCTTCAGCCACTGCAAAATGGTTGTTTTCCGGATTTTTCCAGTCGATCAACCAGATGGTTTGGTTTTGTTGACCCGCCCCTTCCGACTCTTTAATGCCATAGCGCAGTAAGTTGTAGACCGCTTGATTGGCTTGATAGAGGGCTTTGCCATCACCTAAAGCAGCGGCCATATCCAGCTGACGCAGTGCTTTAGTAATTAAAGTATCGCTGTAACCCTGCTTTTTTAACCAAGCAGAAAGCAACTCGGCATTGATATTTTTATTGGCCTGATCATGCAGATTGCCCAAGTACTCATAACCTAGGTCTTTGCGAAAAAGCTGAATGACGCGCTCTTGGGTGATGCGTTCAAGTTGGTTGATTTTGCTCATGGTTCCCCTACCCCTAGTACTACCTACTGCAAGCACAGTTAACTTTTGCTCGCAAAGACTCAAGCTGCTTAATTCAGCATCAAGCGCAAAAACTGCGGATTCTCAATTTGGATTTGCAAGTTCTTCTTATATTTTTCTATGGTACCGAGCGCACAAAAGGTACGGCCTATCTTGCTATTGAACGAGCCAAATTTAGTCTCAAGCGGTGCGATGTTTTCGTCCCAAACTATCAAGGTTAAGGACTGATTCGGATACTTCTTATCTAAACTCAGATACACACCTTTAGAGAACTTTGAAGTGCCAGCCAGCACACCGCAGGCCATGACTTGCTTACCCACATAAAACGGTGCTCGAAAGGCTTCAATTCTCTCGACGCTTACCTCACTGCTCTGCTGAGCTGCTGCAGCAACTTGACGGTAATTTGATTTTAGATGTACCGCAGAAGCTGCGTTAACTTGCATCTGTGGTCGGTTACGGTATTCACCCACAGGGCCACGGGCGCAGATATCTACGCCCACTAAGCCGGATAAGCGCCCTAGTTTATTTTCCACAGCTGCTAAAGACTCATCCCACACCACTAACGTTAAACTTTGCTGTGGGTGTGGCTTGTCTAAATTCAAATACACACCTTTGCTGAAAGGCGTGGTTTGCGCAACGGTACCGCACGCAGTCACCTCTTGGCCCACATACTGCGCTGCAGAACGTGCTTCGATTTGCTCAATATAAGTTGTGGCTGCTGAGTCTTTGGTCGCAGCGGATGTAGCCGCTGGCTGGTAGCGCTGCGTATTCACAGCAAGCGTATTGGCTTGTTGCTCCGTTACAGGCTCTACTGGCTGCACTTGCTGAGAAGTGCTGGTAACTGCTGGGCTGCTTTGCCCTATCGTTGGATATATCTGACTGACCACCGCCATGGTTAAAAACACACCACCCACTACAATGGCGGACTTAAACATGCCAGACATGCGGCTTTTTTGTGGCGGTATTGGATGTGCTGTAAGTGCGTCCTGCTTGGGTGCAGCAGAGGCTGGCTTAGCCGCCTCAGGTTCTGCTGTAATTTTTTGTTCTGACTTAGCTGACTCTTGTTGAGCAGGTTCAGCTTCTGCTTTATTTGCTTTATAAGCCCAGTTCGGCTCTGTTGCTGCGGACTCCACAGGTTTTTCTGCTGCATCAGTGCGGGGTGTAAATACCGGGGGGATAGGCTCTACTTTAGGTTGGTAATTATCCTGCCCAAAATCAAAATCGACCTCCTGCGCTCCGAGTGCTTTTTTAATTGCCTCTATGTCTCTCGGATAAACTCTTAGCTCTGTCGAGGCAAGATCAGCGAGCGTGGTCGAGCAACGCGCTAAATCTGTGGTATGAAACCAGTACGAAGACCTTACCGAAAGGTCTATTTCACCGGTGATTGGCCCAGTAAATACAACGGCGCCATTAATATGACCAAGGTTCCGATTTGCCAGTAATTGATGCTTTTCTAACCACTCGATGATTGCAAACTTATAGTCACGTATCTGCTGAAAAGGATTGGCTCTGTGGTTGCTACCGCCCTGTACTACAGCGCTATCAACTGTCCATTTGCCGCTTTCAGTACCGATTAAATGACCGCTGTAATGCTTAAAATCAACGACCAAAATAGCCGTAGGGAGAATACAAACTAAGTCGACTTCATGACCATCCCACATGCTATTGGCGATCAGGGTGATATCTTTACCTGCGCCTCCCCAATCGGCTTTGAGCGCTTGGATAAATGCCCTGAGCATCTTATTTTCATGTGTGCGGTCGGCTTTTTGGCCGTAAAGTAAAATCGACATTGAGTGAAAGCCTTACTTTAAAATTAAGTGGTTAATTACATCTTCATTGGACTCAAAGAAATAATAGTTTTTCCGGTAAAGCGAAGTCATTAAAACTGCTTCTCACCAGAAACACCTAATTCTTCGATTATAACGGTAAGCATCTCACCCCCATGAGTTTCTACGGCTTTAAAGTCCCAGTCTTTTTCTTTTTGGGTCGCTTTTTGCATCATTAATTCAAGCTTTAAACTTAAGGGTGCCATAGATTTTCTTTTGCCATTTAAAATATTGGATTTTTCTCTCGGACTACTATTCCCTAAAGACGAGTTATCCGCATCAGCCATTAAGCATAGATTGCCAAAACCATGCAAATAATCATGCTCTAAGCTTTCGTTAGCCTTAGGTGCCTGGGGTGAAAAATGCTCAACGGAGCTTTTAAAGCTAAATCGGAATTTATCTAAAATATTGTACTCAAGCCTGCGCTCTTTCCATAATAAATAATCAAGATAATTAAAAACAAACACCGTGGCTTTTCTATACGCTAAAAAGCCAAGAAGAACATCTGGTTGTGAAGTAAATGCTTCTGGTATTGCAGTCATTTGCTTTATATCGTTGTACATGAAAGAGGAGTAATCTTGAGGTTCTTCCACAAGATAACGACGAACCATAAATGCCTTGGCAAGACCTTCTAAAAATGCTAAATAATCTTTTGCGTTGCAGAACTCTTTTGTATACAGCCAATGCAGGACGGCGGACAACCAGTTTTTACGGGAATTAGTTGGATAGGAAACATGAAAAGCTGATAGCAGCATTAAACAAGATACTGTGTCACCACGCTCATGCTTCTCTCCATTTTCTTCTGCATTTTTTTCAGTATTAAAACTGTCCACGTAATCACTTGAGCCACTGCTATAGAGTTTATAACGCTTTAACGACCAGCTACCTTCCTGACTAGTGTTTTCTCTCTTTACAACGAAACGATCAAATAAATATCTTGATTTAAGCAGGGTAAAAATAAACCCTTTAACGCGTTCAGCCTGTTCCTCTCCTCGTTCGCTAAAGCAATCTTTAAAGGCTGTAATTAATTCTTTATCGTCTAAGGCAAAACGTTTCGAGCTTGATTCCTGCAGCAAGTACACACGTAATACATGCATTAAAAAATTCGGAAAATCGATGACGCTGCTAAAGCGTTCTCGCCTACCTTCATCCTCGTCAGCATCAGAGCCAGCGTTAAGTTTAATAACGTTCCCTTTTTCTAAGGCCTCAGCAAAAGATAAGTTGCTATTAAAACTTGGAACATCAGATATCTTGGATTCACCTTCTAAAGCAATGGCTTTAACTAAACTTGCAAAATCAGTCACTTTAAAATTTTCTGCGCTGTCACCAAAAATGGCCTTGCGCTCTTGCACGTTAAAACCAGCCTGCGCATAACGGTTCATATCGGAGCAAGCCAACCAGACCTTTTGGACAACCGCCATGGCCTGTGCATCATCTTGCACAACAGCTAATAAACTTGCTTTAACTACCTCATGCTTTTCGAGCTGCTCACCACGATTATTCATCACCTCAAAATAGTGGGTTACATCTGTATTTTTTGGCACTTGAATTTTTAATATTTCTACATATTTCAATAGGTAGTCAGCAAAGCGCTGAAGTGAAGCATTATCGTTTTGATTATCCGCTGATAAAATAGTATCAATAACTTCAAAGCCAGAAATAATAGAGGCACTGCATTCTGAAGGCTCAACCTCTTTACCTTTGCCTGATAATGCAAAGCGGTAAAATAATTGCTTAATAGCAGTGTCAGACTTAGGCCGGCTTTCAAAGCTTAAATTCGGATTTTTATACCAAGATAATTCTTCAGTTAAGCGACTTTTTAAATACATTGCTAACAAACTTAGGGTGGTGAAGCGCTGCTGTCCATCAAGTATTTCAAAGTAATCATCTCGCTGGTGGACGATAAGGCTACCTAAATAATAGGTTTGCTTATTCTCTTTTTCTGCATAGTCCTGAATATCATTTATCAGTTGTTCAATCTGTGCTTTGCCCCAGTCGTAGTTACGCTGATAAACAGGCACTTTATAGTGCTCACTTTCAAGCAACTCTCTTAGAGTAAGGCTATATTTTGCTTCACTACTCATCATCTTGCCCTTCCTTATCACTAAGCGCAGCTGTGTAATAACCTAAGGATGTAAAGACTGCTTCAATTTGCTCAACATTTGACGCAACTCTACCTACCAGTTGTGGCAGCGGG
Encoded here:
- the tpx gene encoding thiol peroxidase codes for the protein MTTVTFKGTPVRIDGHFPQQGEQAPSFSLVNKTLDEVTLSSLSGFRKVINIFPSIDTPTCAISVRKFNEQAANLKNTRVLCISADLPFAQARFCGAEGLERVLMLSTMRDPDFFQVYGVDIAEGPLAGLAARAVIVLDENDKVLYSQLVAEIGDEPDYESALAVLS
- a CDS encoding DJ-1/PfpI family protein — encoded protein: MAAKKILMLVGDYVEDYEVMVPFQALQMVGHTVHAVCPGKKAGEFVRTAIHDFEGDQTYSEKPGHNFVLNFDFDDVKAEDYQGLVVPGGRSPEYLRLNATVLELIQAFDQANKPIAAVCHGPQLLAAAGILDDRECAAYPACGPDVEMAGGHYVELDVTGAHLEGNLVTAPAWPAHPTWLAGFLMLLGTKITL
- a CDS encoding carbon starvation protein A, which encodes MLIFFISITLLILGYVVYSPFVEKQAGIDPTAITPQERLSDGVDYVPISPARAFLIQFLNIAGVGPIFGPILGALYGPIALVWIVIGNVLGGAVHDYFSGVMSLKEDGKSLPEIAGNYYNIVFKGFMLLFTCMLLFFVGVVFIMSPAGLLSNLSFFEGTFLAGNTFWVLVILGYYFFATLLPIDKIITRLYPLFGLLMIVMTVSIAVALLFNAPHLAEVNDIFSYFHDSHDHGLLEPNPDGLPVWPLLFVTITCGAISGFHSTQSPMIARCLTNEKYARPVFYGSMVCEGLVACVWALAGIAAFPEGYVGLKAMLDLGGPGLVVNHIATSYLGVIGGVMAILAVAIFPITSGDTAFRSLRLTIMDAFNISQTTLHRLALALPLLGVGYLMTFLDFSLIWRYFAFSNMLLSTSVLWLATKYLFDRGTFHWIVSIPAVIGTAISVSYIATASIGLNLPMEYSKWIGVVVAIVGLIGLIIQNHKRTVIAVAKA
- a CDS encoding response regulator, with the translated sequence MIHFSKKRFLVVDDFSEFRSSIRGILRLLAVQHIDTAANGNEVLELCRRNRYDVILHDYNLGEGLNGQQVLEQLHAEQLLSPHCIFIMVTAENTQAMVLAALECEPDDYLTKPFNKVTLQTRLERLIRRKQVLAPVLNAQEAGDQLAVLQACQAIEEKEPRHAALCLRHMATALEELGRYQELEQLLEKQARSRPTGWNLQALARLWLRQGRLDQVTRLLSAAVRQFPMMPELRDMQAELAALQNDLPATLDALQEAVTLSPNTLRRQIKLASQAWLNDDISKAQHALRQCWEVGRHSVIFDPELLWQLASILARVTTANKLPDEAQQWLAIIEKNYRQALEIQPAAALLRSEEQRRKQTSPADLTALLSALEENQHSYAAITLIQMGDWLTLLGAQAAAQALWQFCAQRHAGTAGVLEQISNRLPSLDLQPLQQAVSLSRQAAALHYQEQRDEAQALFSQALQQAPQLIELNIAAARLYQEQLLQQQSGADQRLDECLQRIVKLSKIAPDSVDFMRMQSSLELSPW
- a CDS encoding sensor histidine kinase encodes the protein MVKQIDFSTLMASTVHDMKNVIAAVSQAYESLLAEMPEALQRSPQARLIEQEALRLDAMLMQLLGLYKLEHGQLSLQSVYYSVEELFEDLHNRHREVLEYRNIDLQIELDDPDLEAYLDVSLMGTVLDNALGNALNFCKKTIRLAAQRDGDGVLLSICDDGPGYPESLLGAVRSSQSSGIDRDSGSTGLGLYFAANIVAMHDQESRPARLELNNDGPLSGACMKIWIGLPSLF
- a CDS encoding M48 family metallopeptidase; translation: MQQQIGSIEFELLRKPIKHMRINVLPPDGLVQVVAPHSFTETAIRLAFIARMPWVKKQQQAFQQQARQSERQWVSGECHYLWGKAYRLEVMEHSGAHQVRRGKDNYLQLWVRPRTSAANKAKVLQGFYRQQLITEVPKLLEKWLPRMELVLNDWRIKQMKTKWGSCNIEARRLWLNLELAKKPYACLEYVLVHELVHLLERKHNDRFMAYMDRFLPDWPERRELLNRLPLDDLKVQNI